In the Qipengyuania gelatinilytica genome, CGCCGCCTGATTGCACGCCCTGTCGCGACCATGACCGTCGAGGCACAGGAAGCGCACGAACGCCGCGAAAAGATTTCGCGCGACAACTGAGCGGCTGTCCCTTTCCGGGAAGTTTCCAAATTAACCATTGGTCGAAACCAATGCTTATGAGAGCGGCGCCTACACCCGTGCGTGGATCGTATTGACGGGTGAGCATCCAGTTGGAGACGCTTGGGATGACTGCTATCGATACCCGCAACCTCAAGCGGGACAGCCTGTTTTTTATGGCCGGCCTGCGCCGTGAAGGTTCGGCCGAGGCCGAACGCGTCAAAATCCGCAACTTGTCCGACGGCGGCATGATGGTCGAAAGCACCGCCATGCTGCGCAGCGGCGAACGGGTCATGGTCGAGTTGCGCAACATCGGTTCGGTGATGGGGAAAGTTGCCTGGACGCAAGGTTCGCGTGTGGGTGTGGCTTTCGAAGAACCCATCAATGCATCCCTTGCCCGAACCCAGCTG is a window encoding:
- a CDS encoding PilZ domain-containing protein, which gives rise to MTAIDTRNLKRDSLFFMAGLRREGSAEAERVKIRNLSDGGMMVESTAMLRSGERVMVELRNIGSVMGKVAWTQGSRVGVAFEEPINASLARTQLVGEQSEAPRYARPAVAPRNPDWNIRRV